The proteins below come from a single Planctomycetaceae bacterium genomic window:
- a CDS encoding HEAT repeat domain-containing protein, producing the protein MFTSSILRRELSGTLFVVVAASVCADACFAQNAAVTAGPETAVGFATKSVRIEDVSLTVPAGIHVTKIAGEPLVTWPVVADWDQQGRLVVVESGGVSRPIAEHNEKRLHRVVRLVDEDGDGTFDSRILAADQLPFAEGVLCVGNSLLVSAPPQIFRLIDNDNDGVCEQREIWYDAGTITGCANDLHGPYEGRDGWIYWCKGAFAEQTHELPGGRKLVSSAAHMFRRRLEGGPVEPVMTGGMDNPVEAAFLPSGERFFTSTFLQHPRDGARDGVAHAVYGGVYGKDHDVINGHLRTGDLMPITVQFAAAAPAGLAYLESPRVASLVYSDPVNVLVAAQFNLHRVSLHSLTPDGAGFRSENRDLLVADRIDFHPTEVIEDADGSLIVIDTGGWYDLCCPSSHVDQKTAAGGIYRLSPESTPATAATRRSSPAANAPIDRLVADISSVDSIARRAATAELIRRADESTPALTKHMISSEVEVRHRTDALWALCRIGSPAALEAITGVLNDQAAPDSLASAAAHAVSVNRWKAAVEPLQRLVVSQQSPQVRRAAAEALGRVGSHESIEPLMQAIASVRDDRILEHSLLYALMELEQTDTVREYLTAGDSLQRRAAMIVLDQTRPDLLSLSETFAAAQSDDDALRKTALDILKSHPPASPSPEILRQIQSAWENTAESLEIRDQRTDAYAREAELLATVVAGWSTQLDVQSMIAGWITAAPQRTKFQQQLLVALLDAFPENELPASWPDPVANWLQETDWDIAYQIAEWLADHPQGLKPDSGLSRSLVRVRKNKPLTLHILCRSYSCLHCRHGRQ; encoded by the coding sequence ATGTTCACGTCCAGCATCCTGCGCCGCGAGTTGTCAGGAACCTTGTTTGTTGTGGTAGCGGCCTCCGTTTGTGCGGATGCGTGTTTCGCGCAGAACGCCGCGGTGACTGCAGGTCCGGAAACCGCTGTCGGATTCGCAACGAAGTCTGTTCGGATTGAAGACGTCTCACTGACAGTTCCTGCCGGGATTCACGTCACCAAAATCGCCGGCGAGCCGCTGGTGACGTGGCCGGTTGTCGCCGACTGGGACCAGCAGGGACGCCTGGTCGTTGTCGAATCGGGCGGAGTTAGCCGGCCAATCGCCGAACACAACGAAAAGCGTTTGCATCGTGTCGTGAGACTCGTCGATGAAGACGGCGACGGAACGTTCGACAGCCGGATCCTTGCGGCCGACCAGCTTCCGTTTGCCGAAGGCGTGCTGTGTGTCGGCAATAGTCTGCTGGTGTCCGCGCCGCCGCAGATCTTTCGTCTGATCGACAACGACAACGACGGCGTCTGCGAACAGCGTGAAATCTGGTACGACGCCGGAACAATCACCGGCTGCGCAAACGACCTGCATGGACCGTACGAAGGCCGCGACGGCTGGATCTATTGGTGCAAGGGAGCGTTTGCGGAACAGACTCACGAACTTCCCGGTGGAAGAAAGCTGGTCAGCTCCGCCGCTCACATGTTTCGCAGACGACTGGAAGGCGGACCGGTTGAACCCGTGATGACCGGAGGCATGGACAACCCCGTTGAAGCCGCGTTTCTGCCTTCCGGCGAACGATTCTTCACCAGCACCTTCCTGCAGCACCCTCGCGATGGCGCGCGAGACGGGGTTGCCCACGCCGTGTACGGCGGCGTCTATGGCAAGGATCACGACGTCATCAACGGACACCTTCGCACGGGAGATCTGATGCCGATCACGGTGCAGTTCGCCGCCGCTGCTCCCGCCGGCCTGGCGTACCTGGAATCGCCGCGAGTTGCGTCGCTGGTGTATTCCGATCCCGTCAATGTCCTCGTCGCGGCGCAGTTCAACCTGCACCGCGTTTCGCTGCATTCACTGACACCCGACGGAGCCGGGTTTCGGTCCGAAAACCGGGATCTGCTGGTTGCGGATCGCATCGACTTCCATCCGACAGAAGTGATCGAAGACGCGGACGGCAGCCTGATCGTGATCGACACCGGCGGCTGGTACGACCTGTGCTGCCCGAGTTCTCATGTCGACCAGAAAACCGCGGCCGGAGGCATCTATCGGCTTTCACCAGAATCGACGCCGGCCACCGCAGCGACGCGGCGATCGTCGCCCGCGGCCAATGCGCCGATCGACCGGCTCGTCGCTGACATCAGCTCCGTCGATTCGATTGCCCGCCGTGCCGCGACCGCCGAACTGATCCGTCGCGCCGACGAATCGACGCCAGCACTGACGAAACATATGATTTCATCGGAGGTCGAAGTTCGCCACCGCACCGACGCACTTTGGGCCTTGTGCCGCATCGGTTCTCCGGCCGCGCTGGAAGCGATCACAGGCGTGCTGAACGACCAGGCAGCACCGGACTCACTGGCGAGTGCGGCGGCTCACGCAGTCAGCGTGAATCGCTGGAAGGCGGCCGTCGAACCGCTGCAGCGACTTGTTGTATCGCAACAGTCACCGCAGGTTCGCCGAGCCGCCGCGGAAGCACTGGGCCGAGTCGGCAGCCACGAATCCATCGAGCCTCTGATGCAGGCGATTGCATCAGTCCGCGACGACAGGATTCTCGAACATTCGCTGTTGTACGCCCTGATGGAACTCGAACAGACGGACACTGTCCGCGAATACCTGACTGCCGGCGACTCGCTGCAGCGCCGAGCGGCGATGATTGTTCTGGATCAGACGAGACCTGACTTGCTGAGTCTGTCGGAGACGTTTGCCGCCGCTCAGTCAGATGACGACGCGCTCCGCAAAACGGCTTTGGACATTTTGAAGTCACACCCGCCGGCATCACCGTCGCCGGAGATTCTGCGACAGATTCAGTCGGCGTGGGAAAACACTGCGGAGTCGCTCGAAATCCGCGACCAACGCACAGACGCGTACGCACGCGAAGCGGAACTGCTTGCCACTGTCGTTGCCGGTTGGAGTACGCAACTGGACGTTCAATCGATGATTGCCGGTTGGATCACCGCAGCGCCGCAGCGAACCAAATTTCAGCAGCAGTTGCTTGTCGCTCTGCTGGATGCATTTCCTGAGAACGAATTGCCGGCATCCTGGCCAGACCCCGTGGCGAACTGGCTGCAGGAGACTGATTGGGATATCGCATACCAGATCGCTGAGTGGCTGGCGGATCATCCGCAGGGTTTGAAGCCGGACTCCGGGCTCTCTCGGTCTCTGGTGCGCGTGCGGAAGAACAAACCACTGACCCTCCATATCCTGTGCCGGTCATATTCCTGTCTGCACTGCCGCCACGGACGCCAGTGA
- a CDS encoding Gfo/Idh/MocA family oxidoreductase has translation MKTPVSTTRRDFLAGTATTAFAASLASTVLPARVLGREGKTAPGDKISLGVIGIGPRCTYDLKSMLQFEDIQCVAIADVQESRRNAGKKLVDEHYGNTDCVLYRDLRELLDRDDIDSVIVATGDRWHAAASILAAKAGKDVYSEKPCGITIKACQDLADTMHAEQRVFQAGTQRRSVPNFQKAVEFAHTGKLGKLHTLHASIYMPVLDNTWLPAEPTPHRDVVDWNLWLGPAAWRPFNQKYVDGRWRGQWDFDSGARLHDWGAHTVDLCQWANQADDDADRIRTDGRQDRLPL, from the coding sequence ATGAAAACACCCGTCAGCACGACTCGCCGCGACTTTCTTGCCGGCACGGCCACGACCGCGTTTGCGGCGTCACTGGCTTCCACGGTTCTGCCCGCTCGAGTGCTGGGACGCGAAGGAAAAACGGCGCCCGGTGACAAGATCTCGCTGGGAGTTATCGGCATCGGACCGCGCTGCACCTACGACCTGAAATCGATGCTGCAGTTCGAAGACATTCAGTGCGTTGCGATCGCCGACGTGCAGGAATCCCGACGCAATGCCGGGAAGAAACTGGTCGACGAACACTATGGCAACACCGACTGCGTGCTGTACCGCGACCTGCGCGAACTATTGGACCGCGATGACATCGATTCCGTAATCGTGGCGACCGGTGACCGCTGGCACGCGGCGGCATCGATTCTCGCGGCGAAGGCCGGCAAGGACGTCTACAGTGAAAAGCCCTGCGGCATTACGATCAAAGCCTGCCAGGATCTGGCCGACACGATGCACGCTGAACAGCGAGTCTTCCAGGCGGGTACTCAGCGCCGCAGCGTTCCGAACTTTCAGAAGGCGGTCGAGTTCGCTCATACCGGGAAGCTCGGCAAACTTCACACACTGCACGCGTCAATCTACATGCCGGTGCTGGATAACACGTGGCTGCCCGCGGAACCGACGCCCCATCGGGACGTCGTCGACTGGAACCTGTGGCTGGGTCCGGCGGCATGGCGGCCGTTTAATCAGAAGTACGTCGACGGTCGCTGGCGCGGCCAGTGGGATTTCGATTCCGGCGCTCGCCTGCACGACTGGGGTGCTCACACGGTTGATCTCTGCCAGTGGGCCAACCAGGCCGATGACGATGCCGATCGAATACGAACCGATGGAAGACAAGATCGTCTGCCACTATGA
- the tpx gene encoding thiol peroxidase yields the protein MTDVRSGAVTLKGNPVNLAGKALAAGDKAPDFSLQSNSLEEVTLAASAGKTRIIATVPSLDTGVCHAETKRFNDEAAKMSGVEVLVVSMDLPFGQGRWCGAEGVENVKTLSAHRCTKFGEDYGVLIQGGGLDRCLARAVFVVDGSGTVKHAEYVSEITEHPNYDAALAAAK from the coding sequence ATGACAGACGTTCGCAGCGGTGCCGTTACTCTGAAGGGAAACCCCGTCAACCTTGCCGGAAAGGCCCTGGCCGCCGGAGACAAGGCCCCCGATTTCTCACTGCAAAGCAATTCTCTGGAAGAAGTGACTCTTGCCGCCAGCGCCGGAAAGACGCGGATCATCGCGACGGTTCCGTCGCTGGACACCGGCGTCTGTCACGCCGAGACAAAGCGATTCAATGACGAAGCCGCAAAGATGTCGGGCGTTGAAGTACTGGTCGTCAGCATGGACCTTCCGTTCGGTCAGGGGCGATGGTGCGGAGCGGAAGGCGTCGAAAATGTGAAGACCCTGAGCGCGCATCGCTGCACGAAGTTCGGTGAAGACTATGGCGTCCTGATTCAGGGCGGCGGGCTGGACCGCTGTCTGGCTCGAGCGGTCTTTGTGGTTGATGGAAGCGGCACGGTGAAACACGCCGAGTACGTCAGCGAAATCACCGAACATCCCAACTACGACGCCGCACTGGCAGCAGCGAAGTAG
- a CDS encoding LptF/LptG family permease has protein sequence MLTTFDKYLLGRMLHTFAVFFVATYGLYIVIDLFTNIDEFQLGVSAAAAESAKLGHAMSARDELLDLLIRIAEYYAFRAAEFFELAGPILIVVSVVAVLGLLEKHRESHPVLAAGIPAFRLLRPFLFGAALLNAALVANQEVVLPNIAVQLQTPRSDHARVQRVEPVYDYSNYLMHIDGEQVIVEERRLKEASFNLPRELAVEVCALRAESAVYIDENGEHPPGWLLHNLTGVFDEELLTEEGRRRVKPHPNGTDVFVVSDVSFDQLYNRGRNLKLLSSAQLIERIRNPSTGPVPVRGQSLALHSRVTRPILSMLSITIALPLVMRRESRSLIANMAICAAVLGFFYVFTQGSIILGSSGLISRPDLAAWIPVIVTGSTGVWTAGYVQT, from the coding sequence ATGCTGACCACGTTCGACAAGTATCTGCTGGGACGCATGCTGCACACGTTTGCCGTGTTCTTTGTGGCGACCTACGGGTTGTACATCGTCATCGATCTGTTTACCAATATCGATGAGTTTCAACTGGGCGTTTCGGCCGCGGCGGCGGAATCCGCGAAGCTGGGCCACGCGATGTCCGCCAGAGACGAGCTGCTGGATCTGCTGATCCGCATTGCTGAGTACTATGCGTTTCGTGCGGCCGAATTCTTCGAACTTGCCGGGCCGATCCTGATTGTCGTGTCCGTCGTCGCTGTGCTGGGTTTGCTGGAAAAGCACCGCGAATCACACCCCGTGCTGGCCGCCGGGATTCCCGCGTTCCGACTGCTGCGCCCGTTTCTGTTTGGAGCCGCGCTGCTGAATGCGGCGCTGGTCGCCAACCAGGAAGTTGTCCTTCCCAACATCGCCGTTCAGCTGCAGACTCCGCGCAGCGATCACGCCAGAGTACAGCGAGTGGAACCGGTCTATGACTATTCCAACTATCTGATGCACATCGACGGTGAGCAGGTGATTGTTGAGGAACGACGACTGAAGGAAGCCAGTTTCAACCTTCCCCGGGAACTGGCGGTGGAGGTTTGTGCGCTGCGAGCGGAATCCGCCGTTTACATCGACGAAAACGGCGAACATCCGCCGGGCTGGCTGCTCCACAACCTGACCGGTGTCTTTGACGAAGAACTGCTGACCGAAGAAGGCCGGCGCCGAGTGAAACCGCATCCCAACGGGACGGACGTATTTGTCGTGTCCGATGTCAGCTTTGACCAGCTCTACAACCGCGGACGAAACCTGAAGCTGCTTTCGTCCGCGCAGCTGATCGAGCGCATCCGCAATCCGTCAACCGGGCCGGTTCCCGTTCGGGGTCAGAGTCTGGCGCTGCATTCGCGAGTCACCCGGCCCATCCTGTCGATGCTCAGCATTACCATCGCGCTGCCGCTGGTGATGCGGCGCGAATCGCGGAGCCTGATCGCCAACATGGCGATCTGCGCGGCGGTGCTGGGATTCTTCTATGTGTTTACCCAGGGCAGCATAATTCTGGGCAGCTCCGGCCTGATTTCTCGCCCGGACCTGGCGGCGTGGATTCCCGTCATCGTGACAGGAAGTACGGGCGTCTGGACCGCTGGTTATGTGCAGACATAG
- a CDS encoding HAD-IIIA family hydrolase yields MTQPSASQVLNSSVEGSSFDSVSAVVFDAVGTLMFPQPSVADTYAAAIRRHCGIDVAAEQVKTAVRTALESRSLGDALRTDEATERQFWADLIHTLCPQSDGFQNCFDDLFAHFEDARNWCCFPDVEPAVREIFAAGVPVAIASNFDRRLNSVCQGLPVLRDVPVRVISSEVGWRKPSPEFFQAVADRLQISADRILVVGDDLHNDVRGALAAGMQAAWICRGGTDRSVPEVADRAAVLGSLAELPSLLFGGRLPKSPAAD; encoded by the coding sequence ATGACCCAACCGTCGGCGTCGCAGGTTCTGAATTCCTCTGTTGAAGGTTCGTCCTTTGACAGCGTGTCCGCAGTGGTCTTTGACGCGGTGGGGACACTGATGTTTCCGCAGCCGTCTGTGGCCGATACTTATGCCGCCGCCATTCGTCGCCATTGCGGAATTGACGTTGCCGCCGAACAGGTGAAGACTGCCGTCCGAACGGCACTGGAAAGCCGCTCACTGGGAGACGCTCTGCGGACCGACGAAGCGACGGAGCGGCAGTTCTGGGCCGATCTGATTCACACACTGTGCCCGCAGTCCGACGGATTTCAGAACTGCTTCGATGACCTGTTTGCTCACTTTGAAGACGCCCGGAACTGGTGCTGCTTTCCCGACGTCGAACCTGCAGTCCGCGAGATCTTCGCGGCGGGAGTTCCGGTCGCCATCGCTTCGAATTTCGACCGTCGGCTGAATTCCGTTTGCCAGGGCCTGCCCGTACTGCGTGACGTGCCGGTTCGCGTGATCTCTTCAGAAGTCGGTTGGCGCAAACCGTCGCCCGAGTTCTTTCAGGCCGTTGCGGACCGGCTGCAGATCTCCGCGGATCGCATACTGGTTGTCGGTGACGACCTTCACAATGACGTCCGCGGCGCACTTGCTGCGGGAATGCAGGCTGCCTGGATTTGTCGCGGCGGCACAGACCGTTCTGTGCCCGAGGTGGCTGATCGGGCGGCCGTTTTAGGATCGCTCGCCGAGCTGCCGTCGCTGCTGTTTGGCGGACGATTGCCAAAAAGCCCGGCGGCTGACTGA
- a CDS encoding diacylglycerol kinase family protein — translation MSEIADPDRNLVVIQRNPVSGTGQTGRHLKRLIAELRELDYQVRLFASRQRLDDFVAEPGQRDRLRCLVAAGGDGTLSSLVNRHPSLPIATLPLGTENLVARFLNIPRCGVTVARLVHDNCQHVFDTGLAGNHRFLIMVSAGIDAAVVRRMNAIRGGNIHRLSYVAPIWRCFMTYTFPEILVTSADGQHSAKGTHVIAANMPQYGFGLKFATDADPSDGMLDIRVFQGTNRVQSALHGLKLRFSAHGGSHVVSFRSRSIRLTSPANGVAAQCDGDPIPPLPAEIQVDPGSMRLIVRRPDRA, via the coding sequence TTGTCGGAAATCGCGGATCCGGACCGAAATCTTGTAGTGATCCAGCGAAATCCCGTGTCAGGCACCGGGCAGACCGGTCGCCATCTGAAACGACTGATCGCGGAGCTGCGGGAACTCGACTACCAGGTCCGCCTGTTCGCCAGTCGCCAGCGTCTGGACGATTTCGTTGCGGAACCAGGACAGCGCGATCGGCTGCGCTGCCTGGTTGCCGCCGGAGGCGACGGAACGCTGAGCAGTCTTGTAAATCGTCATCCCTCACTGCCGATCGCCACACTGCCTTTGGGAACGGAAAACCTGGTCGCCCGATTCCTGAACATCCCTCGCTGCGGAGTGACGGTGGCACGTCTTGTTCACGACAACTGTCAGCATGTCTTCGACACCGGTCTGGCCGGTAATCACCGATTTCTGATCATGGTCAGTGCCGGTATCGACGCCGCAGTCGTGCGACGGATGAACGCCATTCGCGGCGGGAACATTCATCGTCTCAGCTATGTCGCGCCGATCTGGCGGTGCTTCATGACTTACACGTTTCCGGAGATTCTGGTCACCTCAGCCGACGGGCAGCATTCGGCAAAGGGAACTCACGTCATCGCGGCCAACATGCCTCAGTACGGGTTCGGCCTGAAGTTCGCAACGGATGCCGATCCATCGGACGGAATGCTGGATATTCGGGTTTTTCAGGGAACGAATCGCGTTCAATCGGCGCTTCATGGGCTGAAGCTTCGATTTTCCGCACACGGCGGCAGTCACGTTGTCAGTTTCCGCAGCCGCTCAATCCGGCTGACTTCGCCCGCGAACGGTGTGGCGGCGCAATGTGACGGCGACCCGATCCCGCCACTGCCGGCGGAAATCCAAGTCGACCCCGGATCGATGCGTCTGATCGTCCGGCGGCCGGACCGTGCGTAG
- a CDS encoding ATP-binding protein, translating into MKLTLKMILVFLVAACGLVGVSGYLAVQREVDFINSQTSQGHLKLARAIEPYFRSWDSRQFLQVQQRLKGEILVRRVSFHSNASDDQRPLAAADVGSKLSLDTAVSVIVRGSEFGDLFCSYYQFDNIPGVADVLELSEPLSNRDEYTRDTLLRTAVLMASLFGAAVILVTYFGVELVGRRLDALIEKTRSATDGDLLTPVEVGGNDELTELGTALNQMCQKLDASQRAVLRESSQRISAMEQLRHADRLKTVGRLASGVAHELGTPLNVVSGRAGLIVSGKLSPEETTQSAKTIQAESARMTGIVQQLLNFARRNTPRRNRCNLRVLVEETSRLLEPLAHKRNAVVAITDAADSPPVWLQADGGQLQQVFSNLIMNAVMSKNHGANVSVSMDVVEAEPSDDLSPTRRNCVRVTVSDDGEGIDAEALPHLFEPFFTTRDVGEGTGLGLSIAHGIVAEHGGWITVESAPNQGSSFRVYLPMDAAAAGEP; encoded by the coding sequence ATGAAACTGACGCTGAAAATGATCCTGGTGTTCCTGGTGGCAGCCTGCGGTCTGGTAGGTGTCAGCGGCTATCTGGCGGTGCAGCGCGAGGTCGACTTTATCAACAGTCAGACCAGTCAGGGCCACCTGAAACTGGCCAGGGCAATTGAGCCGTACTTTCGAAGCTGGGATTCGCGTCAGTTTCTGCAGGTGCAGCAGCGGCTGAAGGGTGAGATTCTGGTCCGACGGGTCTCGTTCCATTCGAACGCCTCGGACGATCAGCGTCCGCTGGCGGCCGCCGATGTCGGCTCGAAACTGTCTCTGGATACCGCCGTTTCCGTAATTGTTCGCGGCAGTGAGTTTGGAGACCTGTTCTGCTCGTATTATCAGTTTGACAATATCCCCGGCGTTGCCGACGTTTTGGAACTTTCCGAGCCGCTCAGCAATCGGGACGAATACACCCGCGACACGCTGCTTCGCACGGCGGTACTGATGGCTTCCCTGTTCGGCGCCGCAGTGATTCTTGTGACATACTTTGGCGTTGAACTGGTCGGCCGCCGGCTTGACGCGCTGATCGAAAAAACACGCAGTGCCACCGACGGCGACCTGCTGACACCGGTGGAAGTTGGTGGCAACGATGAACTGACGGAACTTGGGACGGCACTCAACCAGATGTGTCAAAAGCTGGATGCATCGCAGCGAGCTGTTCTTCGCGAATCCTCGCAGCGGATCTCCGCCATGGAGCAGTTGCGGCACGCTGACCGACTGAAGACTGTCGGCAGGCTTGCGTCTGGAGTCGCGCACGAACTCGGGACACCACTGAACGTTGTCAGTGGCCGGGCCGGATTAATTGTCAGCGGCAAACTGAGCCCCGAAGAAACCACTCAGAGTGCGAAGACGATTCAGGCAGAATCGGCACGCATGACCGGGATCGTACAGCAACTGCTGAACTTCGCGCGACGCAACACGCCGCGTCGCAACCGATGCAACCTGCGGGTACTCGTCGAAGAGACCAGTCGCCTTCTGGAGCCACTCGCACACAAACGAAATGCAGTGGTTGCCATCACCGACGCAGCGGATTCACCACCCGTTTGGTTGCAGGCTGACGGAGGGCAATTGCAGCAGGTTTTTTCCAACCTGATCATGAACGCCGTGATGTCAAAAAACCACGGCGCGAATGTCAGCGTTTCGATGGACGTCGTCGAAGCGGAACCATCGGACGACTTGTCGCCCACGCGTCGGAATTGTGTCCGGGTTACGGTATCAGACGACGGCGAGGGCATTGACGCGGAAGCGCTGCCGCACCTGTTCGAGCCCTTCTTCACGACTCGCGATGTCGGCGAAGGAACGGGGCTTGGCCTGTCGATTGCACACGGCATCGTGGCCGAACACGGCGGCTGGATCACCGTTGAATCCGCTCCGAATCAGGGAAGTTCGTTCCGCGTCTACCTGCCGATGGACGCCGCCGCGGCGGGAGAACCCTGA